From a single Gemmatimonadota bacterium genomic region:
- a CDS encoding zinc ribbon domain-containing protein, whose amino-acid sequence MTQTFRYCPSCGAPLQGRFCSACGTAADAPHSARPAGGRNTVPYVLGAALVVALLGSVFWSNRDQTPPPPLPVQATGGPEAGTPPDLSAMTTRERFDRLFERIMRASEGGDSATVRTFSPMAFAAYGMLEAVDADARFHAAMLRIATGDAAGAAALADTIGSQQPGHLFAPLIRGSVARLRRDPAAAAAAHREFLAAYPAQIALTRPEYTGHQNLLDNFLKEAKP is encoded by the coding sequence GTGACTCAGACGTTCCGCTACTGCCCGTCCTGCGGGGCTCCGCTCCAGGGGCGGTTCTGCAGCGCGTGCGGCACGGCCGCTGACGCCCCCCATTCGGCCCGGCCCGCGGGTGGCCGGAATACCGTCCCCTACGTGTTGGGCGCGGCGTTGGTCGTTGCGTTGCTGGGCTCGGTGTTCTGGTCCAATCGGGACCAAACGCCCCCCCCGCCCTTGCCAGTCCAGGCCACCGGTGGACCGGAGGCCGGAACCCCTCCCGACCTTAGCGCCATGACCACCCGGGAGCGGTTCGACCGGCTCTTTGAGCGGATCATGCGGGCTAGCGAAGGCGGCGATTCGGCCACCGTCAGGACCTTCTCCCCGATGGCGTTCGCCGCCTACGGGATGCTCGAGGCCGTCGACGCCGATGCCCGGTTTCACGCCGCCATGCTTCGAATTGCCACCGGGGACGCTGCCGGGGCCGCCGCCTTGGCCGATACCATTGGCAGCCAGCAGCCCGGCCACTTGTTCGCCCCCTTGATTCGGGGCTCGGTGGCCCGGCTCCGGCGGGACCCCGCCGCCGCCGCCGCCGCGCACCGGGAATTTCTGGCGGCCTACCCGGCCCAGATCGCCCTCACCCGCCCCGAGTACACGGGCCACCAGAACCTGCTCGACAACTTTCTCAAAGAAGCCAAACCATGA